The proteins below come from a single Flavobacterium lindanitolerans genomic window:
- a CDS encoding helix-turn-helix domain-containing protein encodes MEKFVSIQPKNEIIRKYIAYYYFHSCTDAKFEKSFVFYPNYKNALTVYKNAEIVLSEEGTAVSDSATKQLCVLYTTNLDKSIRVRFKGAFDKIGVVFTPLGLNHFVDKPLFQVLSERIGYFDYFGFPFEKCVTAVFEENDESEKAKLLDAFFENRLVDFNVPALEKAVSEIIKSGGLVKVAALSEKLKTNRKTLLRLFQKHLLCSVEEYKKMVRFRQAINFSQEQNGANTLTEVALFSQYYDQADFIRQFKSITKESPKKVIPSISKLGNEETYWKLE; translated from the coding sequence ATGGAAAAATTTGTTTCTATACAGCCTAAAAACGAAATAATCAGGAAGTATATTGCCTATTATTATTTCCATAGCTGTACGGATGCTAAATTTGAAAAATCATTTGTCTTTTATCCGAATTATAAAAACGCGCTGACGGTTTATAAAAATGCTGAAATCGTATTGTCAGAAGAGGGAACGGCTGTTTCTGATTCGGCTACCAAACAGTTATGTGTTTTATATACTACAAATCTTGACAAGAGTATCCGGGTCAGATTTAAGGGTGCTTTTGATAAGATAGGAGTTGTTTTTACTCCATTAGGACTTAATCATTTTGTAGATAAGCCTCTTTTTCAGGTACTTTCGGAAAGGATTGGCTATTTTGATTATTTCGGTTTTCCTTTTGAAAAATGCGTTACGGCTGTTTTTGAAGAAAATGATGAATCTGAAAAAGCAAAGCTTTTGGACGCTTTTTTTGAAAACAGGCTGGTAGATTTTAATGTTCCTGCTCTTGAAAAGGCGGTGAGTGAAATTATAAAATCCGGTGGACTGGTCAAAGTCGCAGCACTTTCGGAAAAATTAAAGACAAACCGAAAAACACTGTTGCGGTTGTTTCAAAAGCATCTGTTGTGTTCTGTTGAAGAGTATAAAAAAATGGTGCGGTTCCGACAGGCAATTAATTTTTCGCAAGAGCAAAACGGAGCCAATACGCTTACTGAGGTTGCTCTTTTCAGTCAATATTATGACCAGGCCGATTTTATACGCCAATTCAAATCCATTACAAAAGAATCCCCCAAAAAAGTTATCCCATCCATTTCAAAACTGGGCAACGAAGAAACCTATTGGAAATTGGAGTAA
- a CDS encoding class I SAM-dependent methyltransferase, which translates to MQKEKNTWFASWFDTPYYHILYKDRDYEEAQVFMDNITNYLNLPEDAKILDLACGKGRHSIYLNQLGYDVTGADLSENSIAEASKFSNSKLHFTVHDMRMPFDEKFDAIFNLFTSFGYFENDEDNLTTLKAIKESLSEYGFAVIDFMNVHHVISNLVPEETKIVEGIEFKIKRYVKDNHIFKEIDFEDKGEKFHFVEKVQALTLQDFEEMMEVAGIFLLDTFGDYKLKKFYKNESERLIMVFK; encoded by the coding sequence ATGCAAAAAGAAAAAAATACTTGGTTTGCCTCCTGGTTCGACACTCCTTATTATCACATACTTTACAAAGACCGGGATTATGAGGAAGCCCAAGTGTTTATGGACAATATCACCAATTATTTAAATCTTCCTGAAGACGCCAAAATACTAGACCTTGCCTGCGGAAAAGGCCGCCATTCTATATATCTCAACCAACTAGGATATGATGTGACCGGAGCCGACCTGTCTGAAAACAGTATTGCCGAAGCTTCTAAATTTTCAAACAGTAAACTGCATTTTACGGTTCATGACATGAGGATGCCATTTGATGAAAAATTTGATGCTATCTTTAACCTGTTTACCAGTTTTGGTTATTTTGAAAATGATGAAGACAATCTTACTACCCTGAAAGCAATTAAGGAAAGTTTGTCTGAATATGGTTTTGCCGTAATCGACTTTATGAATGTTCATCATGTCATTAGCAATCTGGTTCCTGAAGAAACCAAAATCGTTGAGGGCATTGAGTTTAAAATCAAAAGATACGTAAAGGACAATCATATTTTCAAAGAAATAGACTTTGAAGACAAGGGCGAAAAGTTTCATTTTGTTGAAAAAGTACAGGCATTAACATTACAGGATTTTGAGGAAATGATGGAAGTAGCAGGCATATTCCTGTTAGATACTTTTGGAGATTATAAATTAAAAAAGTTCTATAAGAACGAAAGCGAAAGACTCATCATGGTTTTCAAATAA
- a CDS encoding DUF6452 family protein, protein MNKILNIITALFIAICFFGCEKDDICSGGTPTTPRLMIEFREKDNPSILKPVTNLTAVATGMTTGVVFNEGLSSTDPNRYLTSANKIGLPLKITGETTEYTLTQNSTSTNPAIRNEDKIVFNYTTKEIYVSRACGYKTNFDLTGSPVQEPNTVDSNRWISNIVVETPNIVTENEIHIKIYF, encoded by the coding sequence ATGAATAAGATTCTAAATATAATAACGGCACTTTTTATAGCTATCTGCTTTTTTGGCTGTGAAAAGGACGATATCTGCTCCGGAGGCACCCCTACTACTCCAAGACTTATGATTGAGTTTCGCGAAAAGGACAATCCTTCCATTCTAAAACCTGTTACCAATCTTACAGCAGTAGCAACAGGAATGACAACAGGAGTAGTTTTTAATGAAGGACTGTCATCTACCGACCCTAATCGTTATCTGACCAGCGCAAATAAAATCGGGCTGCCTTTAAAAATTACCGGAGAAACAACAGAATATACGCTTACCCAAAATTCGACAAGCACAAATCCTGCAATTCGCAACGAGGATAAGATTGTCTTCAATTATACTACAAAAGAAATCTACGTTTCCAGAGCCTGCGGCTACAAGACCAATTTTGACCTTACCGGAAGCCCTGTACAAGAACCTAACACCGTTGACAGCAACCGTTGGATTAGCAATATTGTTGTTGAAACACCTAACATCGTAACCGAAAATGAAATACACATTAAAATCTATTTTTAA
- a CDS encoding THUMP domain-containing class I SAM-dependent RNA methyltransferase has translation MENFKMIAKTFFGFEEILAKELQVLGAQKVEQGVRMVSFVGDKGFMYKANLALRTALKILKPIYQFRATNEQSLYKGISAIDWSQHLNSNRTFVIDTTVHSDYFKHSQFVSQKSKDAIVDQFRSKTGARPSIDKDYPDLRINIHIDRDQVSVALDTSGSSLHQRGYRIATNIAPINEVLAAGMLLLSGWDGQGHFLDPMCGSGTILAEAAMIACNIPANLNRREFAFEKWNDWDNDLFDQIVDSLLKKVREFHYTIQGYDKAPSAVLKAKDNIRNANLDEYVSIAEKNFFDTEKTTQGPLHMVFNPPYGERLDIEMERFYKNIGDTLKQNYPNTNAWFITANIEALKFVGLRPSRKIKLYNGSLEARLVKYEMYEGSKRAKFAQPD, from the coding sequence ATGGAGAATTTCAAGATGATAGCCAAAACTTTTTTCGGATTTGAAGAAATTTTGGCGAAAGAATTACAGGTTTTAGGGGCTCAAAAAGTAGAACAGGGCGTAAGAATGGTCAGTTTTGTAGGAGATAAAGGATTTATGTATAAAGCCAATCTTGCCTTGCGTACCGCCTTAAAAATCTTAAAACCTATTTACCAGTTCAGGGCAACCAATGAACAGTCATTATACAAAGGCATTTCAGCAATTGACTGGTCACAACATCTAAATTCCAACCGTACTTTTGTGATTGATACTACCGTGCATTCGGATTATTTTAAACACTCGCAATTTGTTTCGCAAAAAAGCAAGGATGCCATCGTAGACCAGTTTAGGAGCAAGACCGGAGCAAGACCAAGTATTGACAAGGACTATCCGGATTTGAGAATCAATATCCACATCGACAGAGACCAGGTTTCTGTGGCGCTGGACACTTCAGGGAGTTCCCTACATCAAAGAGGTTACAGAATCGCAACCAATATAGCACCAATCAATGAAGTACTGGCGGCCGGAATGTTATTGCTTTCCGGTTGGGACGGTCAGGGACATTTTTTAGACCCGATGTGCGGTTCGGGAACCATACTGGCAGAAGCGGCCATGATTGCCTGCAATATTCCTGCTAACCTGAACAGACGGGAATTTGCTTTTGAAAAATGGAACGATTGGGATAACGACCTTTTTGACCAGATTGTAGATTCTTTATTGAAGAAGGTAAGAGAATTTCATTATACGATTCAGGGCTATGACAAGGCACCGTCGGCAGTTTTAAAAGCAAAAGACAATATCAGAAATGCCAACCTTGACGAATATGTTTCCATTGCAGAGAAAAATTTCTTCGACACAGAAAAAACGACACAAGGTCCCTTACATATGGTTTTCAATCCGCCGTATGGTGAACGCCTCGATATTGAAATGGAGCGTTTTTACAAAAATATAGGTGATACCCTGAAACAAAACTATCCTAATACTAATGCCTGGTTTATTACTGCAAATATTGAAGCGTTGAAATTTGTGGGTTTAAGGCCTTCCAGAAAAATCAAATTATACAACGGTAGCCTGGAAGCCAGACTGGTCAAGTATGAAATGTATGAAGGCAGTAAAAGAGCCAAATTTGCCCAACCGGACTGA
- a CDS encoding DUF6048 family protein: MKYTLKSIFNLALVLISLSAFAQDKKKDTVAPRTERYGLRLGTDLYKIARSIYDNDYKGFEITGDYRLTEKIYIAGEVGNENKTTDEPQLNFTTKGTYFKAGFDYNIYKNWLDMENMITLGMRYGVSSFTQELNSYSIYNPHPYFDESGVITVSRKYSGLSAHWVEFVAGVKAEVFDNFFMGFTLRLNRLVSNKKPSDFDNLYIPGYNRTYDGDFGVGFNYTVSYFIPIYKKKNLPKAETEGKKKE, translated from the coding sequence ATGAAATACACATTAAAATCTATTTTTAATCTGGCTTTAGTGCTGATTTCATTATCCGCTTTTGCACAAGACAAAAAAAAAGACACAGTCGCTCCCAGGACAGAGCGTTATGGATTGCGTCTTGGTACCGATTTATATAAAATTGCACGGTCTATCTACGACAACGATTATAAAGGTTTTGAGATTACCGGCGATTACCGCCTGACAGAAAAAATCTATATTGCCGGAGAAGTAGGTAACGAAAACAAAACTACTGACGAGCCTCAATTGAATTTTACAACAAAAGGAACCTATTTCAAAGCCGGATTTGATTACAATATCTACAAAAACTGGCTGGATATGGAAAACATGATTACGCTGGGAATGCGCTACGGCGTAAGTTCTTTTACACAAGAATTAAACAGCTATTCCATCTATAATCCGCATCCTTATTTTGACGAATCGGGTGTGATTACCGTATCGAGAAAATACTCCGGACTTTCGGCGCATTGGGTAGAATTTGTAGCCGGTGTAAAAGCAGAAGTCTTTGACAATTTTTTCATGGGTTTTACACTACGTCTGAATCGATTGGTTTCCAACAAAAAACCTAGTGATTTTGACAACCTTTACATTCCGGGATATAATCGTACGTATGACGGTGACTTTGGTGTAGGCTTCAATTACACCGTGAGTTATTTTATTCCTATCTACAAAAAGAAAAATCTTCCTAAAGCGGAAACTGAAGGTAAAAAGAAGGAATAA